The following DNA comes from Pedobacter cryoconitis.
TCACCGATCAGTCCGATACCGGCAATCAGGCCGTTTGCAATATTTCCACCGGCAAAATGGGCCTGCATAGCGATTTGTGTAGTTTCCCAGAAATCTTCCGGTACTAATTTATGAATCCCTCTGTCGCCGATAATGGCAAATTTATGGTCACCATGAGCAAGGTAGATTAATACGCCATTTTGTTGTGACGTTTTATCCATACCCAGTTTAGAGAAATAGGCAGTAGCTCTTTCAAAAGCTTCAC
Coding sequences within:
- a CDS encoding TPM domain-containing protein → MPFLTEQEQDLITNAIGEAEKLTSGEIRIAVEKHCKGEAFERATAYFSKLGMDKTSQQNGVLIYLAHGDHKFAIIGDRGIHKLVPEDFWETTQIAMQAHFAGGNIANGLIAGIGLIGEKLAIHFPYRSGDINELPNDIIFMDKQEAN